From the Lycium ferocissimum isolate CSIRO_LF1 unplaced genomic scaffold, AGI_CSIRO_Lferr_CH_V1 ctg2667, whole genome shotgun sequence genome, one window contains:
- the LOC132043642 gene encoding organic cation/carnitine transporter 7 isoform X2, with translation MNDENRTYTVDEALVALGNDENRTYTVDEALVALGFGNFQVLVLVYAGMGWISEAMEMMLLSFVGPAVQSAWDLSTHEESLLTSVVFAGMLIGSYLWGSISDKCGRRRGFLMTAVFTATAGFLSAFSSNFLLLIILRCLVGIGLGGGPVLAAWFLEFIPALHRGTWMVVFSGFWTVGTVLEASLAWAVMPRLGWRWLLGFSALPSSLLLLFYGVTLESPRYLCMKGRKTEALVVLEKIARMNGRKLPRGILVSDNEIELDENLSLSEDKELLSPSANGEVTLEQVESSQRGTSPLVTLLSPELAKSTILLWLVFFGNAFSYYGLVLLTTKLSGGQNKCLPAELQLKKSHDVSYRDVFITSFAGLIISAVTIDKLGRKLSMSIMFFLCCMFLIPLVYNQPQGLTTSLLFGARTCISATFTIVFIYAPEIYPTSVRTTGVGIASSVGRIGGMICPLVAVGLMHGCHQSLAIILFVSVLLLSGVCVILFPFETKGRELSDTVPRSKLQKTSSSENPI, from the exons atgaatgatgagaATAGAACATATACAGTGGATGAAGCACTTGTTGCCCTTGGCAATGATGAGAATAGAACATATACAGTGGATGAAGCACTTGTTGCCCTTGGCTTTGGGAATTTCCAAGTCCTTGTGCTTGTCTACGCCGGGATGGGCTGGATTTCTGAAGCTATGGAAATGATGCTTCTCTCTTTTGTTGGGCCAGCTGTGCAATCAGCCTGGGATCTTTCTACTCATGAAGAGAGCTTACTTACTAGTGTGGTTTTTGCCGGCATGTTGATCGGATCCTACTTATGGGGTAGCATTTCAGATAAGTGTGGAAGGAG GAGAGGGTTTCTTATGACAGCAGTATTTACTGCAACAGCTGGCTTTCTAAGTGCTTTTTCCTCAAATTTCCTTTTGCTGATTATCCTCCGCTGTTTAGTTGGCATTGGTTTAGGAGGGGGGCCTGTTCTCGCTGCTTGGTTTTTGGAGTTTATTCCTGCTCTTCATCGAGGCACTTGGATGGTAGTATTTTCAGGTTTCTGGACTGTTGGTACAGTTCTCGAGGCTTCACTTGCTTGG GCTGTCATGCCAAGGTTGGGTTGGAGGTGGCTACTTGGTTTTTCAGCTCTCCCCTCTtcacttcttcttttgttttatgGGGTAACACTTGAGTCACCTCGGTACTTATGcatgaaaggaagaaaaacAGAGGCACTTGTTGTTTTGGAGAAAATTGCGAGAATGAATGGTAGAAAGCTTCCTCGTGGTATTCTTGTCTCTGATAACGAAATTGAGCTAGATGAAAATTTGTCTCTATCAGAAGATAAAGAGTTGCTATCTCCAAGTGCTAATGGAGAAGTGACACTTGAACAAGTGGAATCTAGTCAAAGGGGAACCTCACCACTAGTTACTCTCCTTTCACCAGAGTTAGCCAAGTCAACCATTCTTTTATGGTTGGTCTTCTTTGGAAATGCATTTTCGTACTATGGCCTTGTTTTGCTGACCACAAAGTTAAGCGGTGGACAAAATAAATGCCTACCAGCTGAATTGCAACTCAAAAAGTCCCATGATGTTAGCTACAGAGATGTCTTCATAACTAGCTTTGCAG GTCTTATTATTTCTGCGGTAACAATTGACAAGCTCGGTCGTAAGCTCTCGATGTCTATTATGTTCTTCCTTTGTTGCATGTTCCTCATCCCTCTTGTGTATAATCAACCTCAAGGATTAACGACAAGCCTTCTATTTGGAGCTCGCACGTGTATTTCAGCAACCTTCACAATTGTCTTTATTTATGCTCCAGAG ATATATCCTACGTCCGTGAGGACCACTGGTGTTGGTATTGCGAGCTCGGTGGGAAGAATTGGAGGAATGATATGTCCCCTCGTGGCAGTAGGTCTGATGCATGGATGCCATCAATCTCTAGCCATTATTCTATTTGTGAGCGTTCTGCTGCTATCAGGTGTATGCGTAATTCTTTTCCCATTTGAAACAAAGGGCCGTGAATTGAGTGATACTGTACCTCGATCAAAGCTGCAGAAGACATCTTCATCGGAAAACCCCATATGA
- the LOC132043642 gene encoding organic cation/carnitine transporter 7 isoform X1, with protein sequence MNDENRTYTVDEALVALGNDENRTYTVDEALVALGFGNFQVLVLVYAGMGWISEAMEMMLLSFVGPAVQSAWDLSTHEESLLTSVVFAGMLIGSYLWGSISDKCGRRRGFLMTAVFTATAGFLSAFSSNFLLLIILRCLVGIGLGGGPVLAAWFLEFIPALHRGTWMVVFSGFWTVGTVLEASLAWAVMPRLGWRWLLGFSALPSSLLLLFYGVTLESPRYLCMKGRKTEALVVLEKIARMNGRKLPRGILVSDNEIELDENLSLSEDKELLSPSANGEVTLEQVESSQRGTSPLVTLLSPELAKSTILLWLVFFGNAFSYYGLVLLTTKLSGGQNKCLPAELQLKKSHDVSYRDVFITSFAEFPGLIISAVTIDKLGRKLSMSIMFFLCCMFLIPLVYNQPQGLTTSLLFGARTCISATFTIVFIYAPEIYPTSVRTTGVGIASSVGRIGGMICPLVAVGLMHGCHQSLAIILFVSVLLLSGVCVILFPFETKGRELSDTVPRSKLQKTSSSENPI encoded by the exons atgaatgatgagaATAGAACATATACAGTGGATGAAGCACTTGTTGCCCTTGGCAATGATGAGAATAGAACATATACAGTGGATGAAGCACTTGTTGCCCTTGGCTTTGGGAATTTCCAAGTCCTTGTGCTTGTCTACGCCGGGATGGGCTGGATTTCTGAAGCTATGGAAATGATGCTTCTCTCTTTTGTTGGGCCAGCTGTGCAATCAGCCTGGGATCTTTCTACTCATGAAGAGAGCTTACTTACTAGTGTGGTTTTTGCCGGCATGTTGATCGGATCCTACTTATGGGGTAGCATTTCAGATAAGTGTGGAAGGAG GAGAGGGTTTCTTATGACAGCAGTATTTACTGCAACAGCTGGCTTTCTAAGTGCTTTTTCCTCAAATTTCCTTTTGCTGATTATCCTCCGCTGTTTAGTTGGCATTGGTTTAGGAGGGGGGCCTGTTCTCGCTGCTTGGTTTTTGGAGTTTATTCCTGCTCTTCATCGAGGCACTTGGATGGTAGTATTTTCAGGTTTCTGGACTGTTGGTACAGTTCTCGAGGCTTCACTTGCTTGG GCTGTCATGCCAAGGTTGGGTTGGAGGTGGCTACTTGGTTTTTCAGCTCTCCCCTCTtcacttcttcttttgttttatgGGGTAACACTTGAGTCACCTCGGTACTTATGcatgaaaggaagaaaaacAGAGGCACTTGTTGTTTTGGAGAAAATTGCGAGAATGAATGGTAGAAAGCTTCCTCGTGGTATTCTTGTCTCTGATAACGAAATTGAGCTAGATGAAAATTTGTCTCTATCAGAAGATAAAGAGTTGCTATCTCCAAGTGCTAATGGAGAAGTGACACTTGAACAAGTGGAATCTAGTCAAAGGGGAACCTCACCACTAGTTACTCTCCTTTCACCAGAGTTAGCCAAGTCAACCATTCTTTTATGGTTGGTCTTCTTTGGAAATGCATTTTCGTACTATGGCCTTGTTTTGCTGACCACAAAGTTAAGCGGTGGACAAAATAAATGCCTACCAGCTGAATTGCAACTCAAAAAGTCCCATGATGTTAGCTACAGAGATGTCTTCATAACTAGCTTTGCAG AATTCCCAGGTCTTATTATTTCTGCGGTAACAATTGACAAGCTCGGTCGTAAGCTCTCGATGTCTATTATGTTCTTCCTTTGTTGCATGTTCCTCATCCCTCTTGTGTATAATCAACCTCAAGGATTAACGACAAGCCTTCTATTTGGAGCTCGCACGTGTATTTCAGCAACCTTCACAATTGTCTTTATTTATGCTCCAGAG ATATATCCTACGTCCGTGAGGACCACTGGTGTTGGTATTGCGAGCTCGGTGGGAAGAATTGGAGGAATGATATGTCCCCTCGTGGCAGTAGGTCTGATGCATGGATGCCATCAATCTCTAGCCATTATTCTATTTGTGAGCGTTCTGCTGCTATCAGGTGTATGCGTAATTCTTTTCCCATTTGAAACAAAGGGCCGTGAATTGAGTGATACTGTACCTCGATCAAAGCTGCAGAAGACATCTTCATCGGAAAACCCCATATGA